In Candidatus Desulfofervidus auxilii, one genomic interval encodes:
- a CDS encoding nucleoside recognition domain-containing protein — MAKIPLYVLLIGMFFAAYKAPTMFFIATITLIIALGVAKALNITVLKGKESAPFVMELPPYHIPTISGVLRRCLERTWLFVRKVITIIIAVATIVYALISMPGISKERKAYYEKRANQAIEKFYREIGKDNPYAKRLAGEGLMEFTRYWDSYKVAMMRAKGKEAKRAIDEKFRAKNIEFYKIVKKGKYKLEGKKIKDDKDAKKVYKAYKKLARVRKKLRRDIKDETVISSFLGRVGRAIEPFTRFAGFNWRINIALISSFAAKENSVATLGSIYQSSPGEEAQLGERMKRKETGWTPLHALAIMLFMAMYPPCIPTLIMVRLETGSTKWMLFATIYPIILGLIIAILVFTGGNLLGLSGIQAMVAFYVLAIICTAIMGFIKREPKIA; from the coding sequence ATGGCCAAGATCCCACTCTATGTACTCTTAATTGGTATGTTCTTTGCTGCATATAAGGCACCTACCATGTTTTTTATAGCCACAATCACACTAATCATAGCCCTTGGTGTAGCTAAGGCCTTAAACATTACTGTGCTTAAGGGAAAAGAAAGTGCTCCATTTGTAATGGAGCTTCCTCCTTATCATATCCCTACAATTTCTGGTGTCTTACGCCGTTGTTTAGAAAGGACATGGCTATTTGTAAGAAAGGTTATAACCATCATTATCGCAGTAGCCACTATTGTCTATGCACTCATTAGCATGCCTGGAATAAGTAAAGAGAGAAAGGCCTATTATGAAAAAAGGGCAAATCAGGCAATTGAAAAGTTTTATAGGGAAATAGGAAAAGACAATCCATATGCCAAGCGCTTGGCTGGCGAAGGGCTTATGGAATTTACCAGATATTGGGACTCATATAAGGTTGCTATGATGAGGGCAAAGGGGAAGGAGGCAAAAAGGGCTATTGATGAAAAGTTTAGGGCCAAAAATATTGAATTTTACAAGATAGTGAAAAAGGGAAAGTATAAACTTGAGGGGAAAAAGATAAAGGATGATAAAGATGCAAAAAAGGTCTATAAGGCATACAAGAAACTTGCCCGGGTAAGAAAGAAACTCAGGCGTGACATCAAGGATGAGACAGTCATATCAAGCTTTCTGGGGCGTGTTGGCCGTGCTATAGAGCCATTTACAAGATTTGCAGGATTTAACTGGCGCATAAATATTGCTCTCATTAGCTCCTTTGCAGCAAAGGAAAATTCTGTAGCAACCCTGGGGAGCATTTATCAATCTTCACCAGGTGAAGAGGCACAACTTGGGGAGAGGATGAAGAGGAAAGAGACGGGTTGGACACCACTTCATGCCTTGGCCATAATGCTTTTTATGGCCATGTATCCTCCCTGCATTCCTACACTGATCATGGTGCGGTTGGAGACCGGAAGCACAAAATGGATGTTATTTGCCACAATCTACCCCATTATATTGGGGCTTATAATAGCAATCCTTGTGTTCACGGGAGGAAATCTTTTAGGACTTTCAGGAATTCAGGCAATGGTTGCCTTTTATGTCTTGGCAATAATATGCACAGCAATAATGGGATTTATCAAAAGAGAACCAAAAATTGCATAG
- the feoB gene encoding ferrous iron transport protein B: MKKERIIVAVAGQPNSGKSTIFNLLTGARQHVANYPGVTVEKKTGVFKFQGDRIELVDLPGTYSLTSYTLEERIARDFLLHERPKLVVDIVDASNLERNLYFAFQLGEMGIPLVIDLNMMDVAKSRGLEIDIYKLSRQLGVPVIPTIGNKGKGKKEIQKAIWDVAKGNIHSSLIRINYGNALEPILSSLEKRLSEESALSQGYPLRWLAVKLMEGDSEAERLVQERLKDGKEILDYVKKERERFISQYKEAPEKVIAQRRYLTAEKIVEGVIKRKKEVTLTLSDKIDKVVCHKVFGFIILAAVIYGLYELSIVQGYNITNYTWPILASFRNLMAKILPHEGFIFDPLLRSVPLGVIDGIVAVLNYVPIFLILFALIAILEDTGYMARMAFILDRIFRRFGLHGQSTLPYILGGVYVGG; this comes from the coding sequence ATGAAAAAGGAAAGAATTATAGTAGCAGTTGCCGGCCAGCCAAATTCTGGTAAGTCCACTATTTTTAACCTCCTTACTGGGGCTAGGCAGCATGTGGCCAATTATCCTGGTGTAACTGTTGAGAAGAAGACTGGAGTATTTAAGTTTCAAGGAGATAGGATAGAACTGGTTGATTTGCCTGGTACCTATAGCCTTACCTCATACACATTAGAAGAGCGCATAGCAAGGGATTTTCTCCTCCATGAAAGGCCAAAATTGGTAGTTGATATAGTAGATGCATCAAATCTTGAAAGAAATCTCTATTTTGCATTTCAGCTTGGTGAGATGGGAATTCCATTGGTAATTGATTTAAACATGATGGATGTAGCAAAAAGCAGGGGACTTGAGATAGATATATACAAATTGAGCAGACAGTTGGGGGTTCCAGTAATCCCAACAATTGGTAATAAAGGGAAAGGGAAAAAAGAAATTCAGAAGGCAATATGGGACGTTGCCAAGGGAAATATCCATTCTAGCCTTATCCGCATTAATTATGGTAATGCCCTAGAGCCTATACTATCCTCCTTAGAAAAAAGGCTTTCAGAAGAATCTGCACTCTCTCAAGGCTATCCCCTAAGGTGGCTTGCTGTAAAGCTTATGGAAGGTGATAGTGAGGCAGAAAGGCTTGTTCAAGAGCGATTAAAAGATGGGAAGGAAATCCTAGATTATGTAAAAAAAGAAAGGGAGAGATTTATATCTCAATATAAAGAGGCCCCCGAGAAGGTCATCGCCCAAAGGCGTTATCTTACTGCAGAGAAGATTGTAGAAGGTGTCATTAAGAGAAAAAAGGAAGTAACCTTAACCCTATCTGATAAGATTGATAAAGTTGTCTGCCATAAGGTCTTTGGTTTTATTATCCTGGCTGCTGTTATCTATGGTCTATATGAACTCTCTATAGTCCAAGGCTACAATATTACCAATTATACCTGGCCCATTTTGGCCTCCTTTAGAAACCTTATGGCAAAAATCCTTCCCCATGAGGGGTTTATCTTTGACCCACTCCTTCGTTCAGTACCTTTAGGGGTCATTGATGGGATTGTGGCAGTCCTAAATTATGTCCCTATCTTTCTTATCCTCTTTGCCTTAATAGCCATACTGGAAGATACAGGCTATATGGCGCGTATGGCATTTATCTTAGACCGTATCTTTAGGCGTTTTGGCCTCCATGGACAATCTACTCTGCCTTATATATTGGGTGGTGTATATGTAGGTGGCTGA
- a CDS encoding FeoA family protein yields MASLDEIKPGQECRIIKVNIGGATGQRLMDMGFMPGTKVKVVRNAPLIDPVDFYIRGYHVSLRHSEARGIEVEPL; encoded by the coding sequence GTGGCATCATTAGATGAGATAAAGCCTGGTCAAGAATGCCGCATTATAAAGGTAAATATAGGCGGTGCTACAGGGCAGCGCCTAATGGACATGGGCTTTATGCCTGGAACAAAGGTAAAGGTAGTGCGTAATGCACCACTTATAGACCCAGTTGATTTTTATATTAGAGGATATCATGTCAGCCTCCGTCATTCAGAGGCTAGAGGTATTGAGGTGGAACCATTATGA
- a CDS encoding FeoA family protein: MNGLIPLSMVDGSKEVTVVAINAGRGLQARLFSLGLIPGVTIKVLSNSRPGPVRISIKDTRLALGWGVAQKIIVSE, translated from the coding sequence ATGAATGGCTTAATCCCACTCAGTATGGTAGATGGAAGCAAGGAAGTGACAGTAGTAGCCATAAATGCAGGCAGGGGTCTACAGGCAAGACTCTTTAGCCTAGGGCTCATTCCAGGGGTTACCATAAAGGTGCTCAGTAATTCACGTCCAGGCCCTGTGCGGATATCAATAAAGGATACAAGGCTTGCCCTTGGCTGGGGTGTAGCCCAGAAAATCATAGTAAGCGAATAA
- a CDS encoding GlsB/YeaQ/YmgE family stress response membrane protein, with product MTEIGFLSFLVLLVISIVVALLMQYVARIEPIKGIRGLINNICVGFIGAWLGHPIFGHWFKPVRIWDVYIIPALLGAALLIYIFSTIMEFVLKALTEIKTTSPEVKEASAEGE from the coding sequence ATGACAGAGATAGGTTTTTTATCATTTTTGGTGCTTTTAGTAATTAGTATCGTTGTTGCATTGTTAATGCAATATGTAGCCAGGATTGAGCCTATAAAGGGAATAAGGGGGCTGATTAATAACATATGTGTGGGTTTTATTGGGGCCTGGCTAGGCCATCCTATTTTTGGGCATTGGTTTAAACCTGTTAGAATTTGGGATGTTTACATAATTCCAGCTTTACTAGGTGCAGCACTTCTTATTTATATCTTCTCTACAATTATGGAATTTGTTTTGAAGGCACTGACAGAAATTAAAACAACATCTCCAGAAGTTAAAGAAGCATCAGCAGAAGGTGAATAA
- a CDS encoding DUF2325 domain-containing protein codes for MGKSVLVVGGLDRLASRYEETVCASKCRFYHHCGDCNGGKRKLYRLVERADVIFCPIDITSHTACVLIKKRCKKQGKPFFFLRSSSLSLFKKALNKWLEKQGGSHEALILRA; via the coding sequence ATGGGCAAGTCGGTTTTAGTTGTAGGAGGATTGGATCGGTTAGCCAGCCGTTACGAAGAAACGGTTTGTGCTTCTAAGTGTCGGTTTTATCACCATTGTGGGGACTGTAATGGGGGGAAGAGAAAATTGTACAGATTAGTAGAGCGGGCTGATGTTATTTTTTGTCCAATTGATATTACCTCTCATACAGCCTGTGTCCTGATTAAAAAGAGGTGCAAAAAGCAGGGAAAGCCCTTTTTCTTTTTGAGGAGTTCCAGTCTTTCTCTTTTTAAAAAGGCCTTAAATAAATGGTTAGAAAAACAAGGGGGTAGCCATGAAGCTCTCATACTCAGGGCATAA
- a CDS encoding sirohydrochlorin chelatase — translation MKKIAKMLVFLWLFIFLGFFTQVSAQTSPNIGILVIAHGSPNKDWNRYVEWAVEDMETPFPVEIGFLEFTHPNISEAVSSLEEQNIEKIIAMPLFISSQSGHIEEIKYILGLRPDNPSEEPLEPVSTVLPIELTRAIDDHPFAVKVLADRVWALEEFLQRGDLSISDTNLVLIGHGDEEFIDAWQSMFTSLSQKVGDYLLTKYNLPFKSLSYEFLDSLKEIKNYCIENYCENNETFVGIPFFLAPGFLTNQLVPGYADEIKEHIHGIKIFYIEDPLLPSKYVSKIIETRIAETITPDIVIYENGQLKEINTIENSIEDNEKICLCALFAYKAFQLALNQAGDYIPNKEDLEVFTEQTTHGTREAFEKLAATVSQGSQDPRYLNADNYYYKIKDYHLRKKITLWVKPQIFPQGFFDLRTKVKTGEATSEEIKQFQQLRSSLQYQLLWAWDLESLFNFEISDI, via the coding sequence ATGAAAAAGATAGCTAAAATGCTAGTTTTTTTATGGTTATTTATCTTTTTAGGCTTTTTTACTCAGGTTTCTGCTCAAACTTCACCTAATATAGGTATTTTAGTCATTGCTCATGGCTCTCCAAACAAAGATTGGAATCGGTATGTGGAATGGGCTGTTGAGGATATGGAAACACCTTTCCCTGTGGAAATCGGTTTTCTGGAATTTACCCATCCCAATATTTCTGAAGCAGTATCGTCCCTGGAAGAGCAAAATATAGAAAAGATTATTGCTATGCCTTTATTTATCTCTTCCCAGAGCGGACATATAGAAGAAATTAAATACATCTTGGGCCTAAGGCCGGATAATCCTTCTGAGGAGCCACTTGAACCAGTGAGTACAGTTTTACCCATTGAATTGACCAGGGCGATAGATGATCATCCCTTTGCTGTGAAAGTCTTGGCTGACCGTGTGTGGGCGTTAGAAGAGTTTTTGCAAAGAGGTGACCTATCCATTTCAGATACAAATTTGGTTTTGATAGGTCACGGTGATGAAGAATTTATTGATGCTTGGCAATCAATGTTTACCAGTCTTTCTCAGAAAGTGGGTGACTATCTTCTGACTAAATACAATCTTCCCTTTAAAAGCCTATCATACGAATTTTTAGATTCCTTAAAAGAGATAAAAAATTATTGTATTGAGAATTATTGTGAAAATAACGAGACTTTCGTTGGTATTCCCTTCTTTCTTGCCCCAGGTTTTCTTACCAATCAACTTGTGCCTGGTTATGCCGATGAAATCAAAGAACATATTCATGGAATTAAGATTTTTTACATTGAAGATCCACTGCTTCCTTCAAAATATGTATCAAAAATTATTGAAACCAGAATAGCAGAAACAATAACTCCAGATATCGTCATTTATGAAAACGGCCAGCTAAAAGAAATCAATACCATTGAAAATAGTATTGAAGATAACGAGAAGATATGCCTTTGTGCTCTCTTCGCTTATAAGGCTTTCCAACTGGCTTTAAATCAAGCAGGAGACTATATTCCTAACAAGGAGGATCTGGAAGTATTCACAGAACAAACCACTCATGGGACGAGGGAGGCCTTTGAAAAATTGGCTGCTACTGTTAGTCAGGGTTCTCAAGACCCACGGTATCTAAATGCCGATAATTACTATTATAAAATTAAAGATTACCATCTAAGGAAAAAGATCACTCTCTGGGTTAAACCCCAAATTTTCCCCCAAGGGTTTTTTGATTTAAGGACCAAGGTAAAGACAGGAGAGGCTACCTCAGAAGAAATTAAACAATTTCAACAATTACGAAGCAGTTTACAATATCAACTCCTATGGGCCTGGGACTTAGAGAGTTTATTTAATTTTGAAATATCAGACATATAA
- a CDS encoding FeoA domain-containing protein yields MAEVGRLTDYVKGEVRNFEVISIEGGKELKEYLNELGIREGVKVSFQGSLTHEHRGPLGLELEGKKLVLAQGIADKVIMDVNGVEKHLLEMEAGENGILKRIAAGKEARDILEKLGLKEGTKIKVTGHVAEESFNIKVDDKELELCTGEASKILVEKDGQSLQLSYLALGDRGKIAGLIGGIHLEERLKEAGIGIGKEIELISRKATSGLAKHAGCIFYLTVDNQLAVSIGRGIAEKVMVSPINQGGSK; encoded by the coding sequence ATGGCAGAGGTAGGAAGGCTGACAGACTATGTTAAAGGAGAAGTGAGAAATTTTGAGGTGATAAGTATTGAAGGAGGAAAGGAATTAAAGGAATACCTTAACGAATTAGGCATAAGAGAAGGGGTAAAGGTTAGTTTTCAGGGTAGCCTTACCCATGAACACCGAGGACCATTGGGTCTTGAGCTAGAAGGAAAAAAGCTTGTTCTGGCGCAGGGTATAGCGGACAAAGTGATTATGGATGTGAACGGAGTAGAGAAACACCTTCTGGAAATGGAGGCAGGAGAAAATGGGATACTTAAGAGGATAGCGGCTGGTAAGGAGGCGAGGGACATTTTAGAAAAATTGGGACTTAAAGAAGGCACAAAGATAAAAGTTACCGGACATGTAGCAGAAGAGAGCTTTAATATCAAGGTGGATGACAAAGAACTTGAGCTTTGCACTGGAGAGGCCTCAAAAATTTTGGTGGAAAAGGATGGGCAGAGCTTACAGCTTAGTTATCTTGCACTAGGAGATAGGGGCAAGATCGCCGGCCTCATAGGTGGTATCCATTTGGAGGAGCGTTTAAAAGAGGCGGGAATAGGAATAGGTAAGGAGATTGAATTGATCTCTCGCAAGGCTACATCCGGCCTGGCAAAACATGCGGGATGTATTTTTTATCTCACTGTAGATAATCAGCTTGCTGTTTCTATCGGTCGTGGAATAGCAGAAAAGGTCATGGTCAGCCCAATTAACCAAGGAGGGTCAAAATGA
- a CDS encoding NifB/NifX family molybdenum-iron cluster-binding protein — MWIAIPVKEKNSTKKINERFGESNYYYLTDGKKGRFLSNPYLEQSRDVGIQVCQWLAAQEVKVVIVRHIDINALFALHTASIKIFKTHQENVKGALDAFQRDNLQSLSVPGRISVNAYLSGYQGRQKRCVCLNCGYVLSLPPGLPCREKQCPKCGGRVRRLP; from the coding sequence ATGTGGATAGCAATTCCGGTAAAGGAGAAAAACTCTACCAAAAAGATCAATGAGCGTTTTGGGGAATCAAATTATTACTACCTCACCGATGGGAAAAAGGGGAGATTTTTATCAAATCCTTACCTGGAACAAAGCAGGGATGTGGGCATCCAGGTATGCCAATGGTTAGCTGCCCAAGAAGTAAAGGTGGTTATTGTCAGGCATATAGATATTAATGCCCTTTTTGCTCTCCATACAGCGAGCATTAAAATCTTTAAAACACACCAGGAAAATGTAAAAGGGGCACTTGATGCGTTTCAGAGAGACAACCTTCAATCACTATCTGTTCCCGGACGCATTAGTGTTAATGCTTACTTAAGTGGTTATCAAGGTAGGCAGAAAAGATGTGTCTGCCTCAATTGTGGTTATGTTTTGTCTTTACCACCTGGGCTACCGTGTCGGGAGAAGCAATGTCCTAAATGTGGGGGACGGGTGAGGCGTCTGCCTTAA